One part of the Andrena cerasifolii isolate SP2316 chromosome 4, iyAndCera1_principal, whole genome shotgun sequence genome encodes these proteins:
- the LOC143368428 gene encoding uncharacterized protein LOC143368428, which translates to MRVVCAVKNCKYSSENENSADIIFIHFPNDDTSKIWAHHCGRTDLLPKSNEELHLNYYICSHHIEDRYYISKIDPVIIDQHAIPTLFDSDVTTEKNSEDMFSRSGHAEVVLSYCDMDAEIDHYRDIGIRFPNLCRICGEPSLDGMEIFAGKGIELKLREKISLHLPITIDMEDLMPQKLCMDCYNKLEIAHSLVVTSLRTDIRLKRFLNINDELNYDNKYSALMKACSPEVADEICTNETTQSTSVEISSNKIEGIMMNPNSVTKLNCLENIGAQRNSFTNNTRKKIQSEWSCLIESYNEENKEDESVSGTTTNEPNNDTKDNDNEIACFHCKDLFKTQEMFENHKMLCDGEEVIIEKEKEIDNNINSKESSDVKVMTVQFVAKTCDVCHERFENDKQFSEHKLSYCKFSQEKYQAPNKPSTMEKECSIQKDGVGNDAFALAEANKKCGHCEAIYSTKKELLHHIGKCHGGQLLFKCIACNRSYEKWSSLDVHEATHRIDKPYLCDLCGKSFKHSNNLRGHKRTHLDDSKKKRHVCEICGNAFRSRFHLGEHMNHHNGNKPYSCEKCGKTFYKRIQLRQHRLSHGSNNHTCPICGAAFNRKGNMNTHLKRHNNGDGTYTCSVCSCRCKSMSDLKLHRKKHTEEDIMESIKRKCIGKTIWQCKCCSRMFPTRAALLNHERVHKGERTGVECNVCGKQLASKNSLMYHKRSIHSTERSHMCQYCGESFVSKEARLIHERIHTGERPYACKICKMEYKCSSNLNQHMKIHSGIKPHKCTYCSKSFTRKGALNVHERIHTGEKPFPCETCGRTFSQKNDMLKHTKTHDAKSLRCEQCDETFTRKKDILKHVAMHEQDNPVVQEYVEMQQQMQSYDVNITCSQFE; encoded by the exons ATGAGGGTGGTCTGTGCcgtgaaaaattgtaaatacTCCTCGGAAAATGAAAACTCGGCGGATATAATTTTCATTCACTTTCCAAACGACGATAC ATCTAAAATATGGGCGCATCATTGCGGCAGGACAGACCTTTTACCGAAATCGAACGAAGAACTGCACTTGAATTATTACATATGTTCCCATCATATAGAAGACCGCTATTATATAAGTAAAATAGACCCTGTCATAATAGATCAGCATGCTATCCCTACATTATTTGATTCAGATGTTACAACGGAAAAGAATTCAGAGGATATGTTCAGCAGAAGTGGACACGCAGAAGTTGTATTATCGTATTGCGATATGGATGCAGAGATAGATCACTATCGTGACATCGGCATCAGGTTTCCAAATTTGTGCAGAATATGCGGAGAACCGTCTCTAGATGGGATGGAAATATTCGCAGGGAAGGGGATAGAATTGAAgctgagagaaaaaataagtttacaTCTACCGATAACCATTGATATGGAGGATTTAATGCCACAGAAATTATGTATGGACTGTTATAATAAATTAGAAATTGCACATTCACTTGTTGTAACTTCTTTGCGAACGGATATAAGGCTAAAGAGATTTCTAAATATTAATGACGAA CTAAACTATGATAATAAGTACAGTGCTTTAATGAAAGCATGCTCTCCAGAAGTAGCCGATGAAATATGTACAAACGAAACGACTCAAAGTACATCTGTGGAAATATCTTCTAACAAAATTGAAGGCATCATGATGAATCCAAATAGCGTTACGAAATTGAATTGCTTGGAAAATATCGGCGCGCAAAGAAATAGCTTTACGAACAACACGAGGAAGAAAATACAATCCGAATGGAGCTGTCTTATTGAATCCTACAACGAAGAGAACAAAGAAGACGAGTCTGTGAGTGGTACAACAACGAATGAGCCGAACAACGACACAAAAGATAACGATAATGAAATTGCATGTTTTCATTGCAAAGATTTATTTAAGACTCAAGAAATGTTCGAAAATCACAAGATGTTGTGTGACGGAGAGGAGGTAATaatagagaaagagaaagaaattgaTAACAATATAAACAGCAAAGAGTCTAGCGATGTAAAAGTAATGACTGTTCAGTTCGTCGCAAAGACATGCGATGTTTGCCATGAACGCTTCGAAAATGATAAACAATTTTCCGAGCATAAACTGTCGTACTGTAAATTCTCCCAAGAAAAATACCAAGCTCCTAATAAACCGAGTACAATGGAGAAAGAGTGCAGTATCCAGAAAGATGGTGTTGGTAATGATGCATTCGCATTAGCGGAAGCTAATAAAAAGTGTGGCCATTGCGAAGCAATTTATTCCACGAAGAAGGAATTATTACACCACATAGGGAAGTGTCACGGAGGTCAATTGTTGTTTAAATGTATCGCGTGTAACAGAAGCTACGAGAAATGGTCTAGCTTAGACGTACACGAGGCTACTCACAGAATAGATAAGCCGTACCTATGCGATTTGTGTGGAAAGAGCTTTAAACATTCTAACAACTTAAGGGGCCACAAGAGAACTCATTTGGACGACTCGAAGAAGAAACGACACGTCTGTGAAATCTGTGGGAATGCATTCAGATCTAG ATTTCATTTGGGAGAACATATGAACCATCACAATGGGAATAAGCCCTACTCGTGTGAAAAGTGCGGGAAAACATTTTACAAGCGGATACAGTTGAGGCAGCACAGGCTATCTCATGGTTCGAATAACCACACCTGCCCGATATGTGGAGCAGCTTTCAATCGTAAAGGAAATATGAATACGCATCTTAAACGGCATAATAACGGGGATGGGACATACACGTGTAGT GTTTGCTCCTGTAGatgtaaatcaatgagcgaccTTAAGTTACACAGGAAGAAACATACAGAGGAGGATATCATGGAGAGCATAAAAAGAAAGTGCATTGGCAAGACTATATGGCAGTGTAAATGCTGCAGTCGAATGTTCCCGACGCGGGCAGCTTTACTGAATCACGAGCGCGTACATAAAGGGGAAAGAACTGGCGTTGAATGCAACGTTTGCGGGAAACAGCTGGCAAGCAAAAATTCCCTGATGTACCACAAGAGATCTATACATTCTACGGAACGGTCGCACATGTGTCAATATTGCGGGGAATCGTTTGTTTCCAAAGAGGCGCGTCTTATACACGAAAGGATACACACCGGGGAGCGGCCGTACGCCTGCAAAATATGTAAAATGGAATACAAGTGTTCCAGCAACTTAAATCAGCACATGAAAATCCATTCCGGCATCAAGCCCCATAAGTGTACGTACTGTAGCAAAAGTTTCACCCGGAAGGGAGCGTTAAATGTACACGAGAGGATTCACACAGGGGAGAAACCATTCCCCTGCGAGACGTGTGGTAGGACATTCTCGCAGAAAAACGACATGCTGAAGCACACCAAGACCCACGACGCGAAATCGTTGCGCTGCGAGCAGTGCGACGAGACTTTCACGCGGAAAAAGGATATCTTGAAGCACGTCGCTATGCACGAGCAGGATAATCCTGTGGTACAAGAATATGTAGAGATGCAACAGCAGATGCAATCTTACGATGTAAATATCACGTGCTCTCAATTTGAATAG
- the Trprs gene encoding tryptophanyl-tRNA synthetase, whose product MSVEQAEINSVTLSGTANDEDVVTPWDVSSNNDTGIDYDKLIKKFGSSKIDDELLGRFEKITGRKPHHFLKRGIFFSHRDVHTILNLYEQGKPFYLYTGRGPSSDSMHLGHLVPFMFCKWLQDVFQVPLVIQLTDDEKAIWKNIKIEDAIKLAYNNAKDIIALGFKPDNTFIFSNLEHIGNNPAFYQNMIRIQRCVTFNQVKGIFGFGDSDPIGKISFPPTQAAPAISGTFPFIFKNAKVHCLIPCAIDQDPYFRMTRDVAPKIGYPKPALLHSVFFPALQGSKTKMSASNNNTAIFLTDTAKQIKSKVNKHAFSGGQATVEEHRQLGGNCEVDISYQWLRFFLEDDEKLEQLRKGYASGEILTGELKKELIDVLQPLVAAHQTARSKLTDDTVRQYMIPRDLGFATNIK is encoded by the exons ATGTCAGTAGAGCAAGCAGAGATTAATTCGGTAACATTAAGCGGGACTGCGAACGACGAGGATGTTGTAACACCCTGGGATGTTTCGTCTAACAACGATACCGGAATTGATTATGACAAGTTAATTA AAAAGTTTGGAAGCTCAAAAATCGATGATGAACTGCTAGGCAGGTTCGAAAAGATCACCGGCAGAAAACCGCACCATTTCCTTAAAAGAGGGATATTCTTTTCTCATCGAGATGTGCACACTATCCTGAATCTGTACGAACAGGGGAAACCTTTTTACTTGTACACTGGTAGAGGACCTAGTTCGGATTCCATGCATTTAGGGCATCTCGTGCCGTTTATGTTCTGTAAATGGTTGCAAGATGTATTTCAAGTTCCGTTAGTTATACAATTGACCGACGACGAGAAGGCAATATGGAAGAACATAAAAATAGAAGATGCAATTAAACTGGCCTATAATAATGCAAAGGACATCATCGCCCTTGGATTCAAGCCAGACAATACGTTTATCTTCTCTAATTTAGAGCATATTGGAAATAATCCAGCGTTCTATCAAAATATGATTAGGATACAAAGATGCGTTACGTTTAACCAAGTAAAGGGTATCTTCGGATTCGGAGATAGCGACCCTATCGGTAAAATCTCGTTCCCACCCACTCAAGCTGCTCCGGCAATCTCTGGGACCTTCCCTTTCATTTTCAAGAATGCGAAAGTTCATTGCTTGATACCTTGCGCTATCGATCAAGATCCTTATTTCCGAATGACGAGGGACGTCGCGCCAAAGATTGGGTATCCGAAACCGGCTCTGTTGCACTCTGTATTCTTTCCAGCCTTGCAAGGCTCCAAAACAAAGATGTCTGCCAGTAACAACAACACTGCGATATTCCTGACAGATACTGCGAAACAAATAAAGAGCAAAGTTAATAAACATGCATTCTCAGGAGGGCAGGCTACCGTCGAAGAACATAGGCAACTGGGAGGCAATTGCGAAGTCGACATATCGTATCAGTGGCTACGATTCTTCTTAGAGGACGACGAGAAGTTGGAACAGCTTAGAAAA GGTTACGCCAGTGGAGAAATTTTAACCGGAGAACTTAAAAAGGAACTAATCGACGTACTGCAGCCTCTAGTGGCTGCGCATCAAACAGCCAGAAGTAAACTAACAGACGATACAGTGAGACAGTATATGATTCCTAGAGATCTCGGTTTTGCGACAAATATAAAGTAG